The Lemur catta isolate mLemCat1 chromosome 8, mLemCat1.pri, whole genome shotgun sequence genome has a segment encoding these proteins:
- the LRRFIP1 gene encoding leucine-rich repeat flightless-interacting protein 1 isoform X10 — MTSPAAAQNKEIDCLSPEAQRLAEARLAAKRAARAEAREIRMKELERQQKEVEERPDKDFAEKGSRNMPGLSAATLASLGGTSSRRGSGDTSISIDTEASIREIKDSLAEVEEKYKKAMVSNAQLDNEKTNFMYQVDTLKDMLLELEEQLAESRRQYEEKNKEFEREKHAHSTLQFQFAEVKEALKQREEMLEKHGIILNSEIATNGETSDTLNNVGYQAPTKITKEELNALKSADGTLGRANEVEVKDEMVENVGKRAILQNTEKEQHTEDTAERCVDVEAHPGGSAEDQQASDGDRVTPLGTVAGADREEQAQSQGPENTPLFASVEQVKSPEGTHVPDDRTGAFLSHRLSDLDGEAPGPRSRQGSCDNAFDIESQSRESVEKQEKGKQEDSKSDSEEVSPEPRQESAPLPTSELEKGGGADPCGQSASRTEYVAQAGDAPGGQQLGTACHDEQRAGAAPEELDPSVGRSLEKEVTSQEAAEPQAAPVQSMDAGGEGSEGESEEAGIGGEQPVEAGVQNVPGSPAAKSHHQEAAGPSLVDTEHDPLDTREPREEKSGHQAGALESSPRKAKNKKKKNKKKKSPVPVETLKDAKKEVTHESTDISEVQEEEQVTFTDGESTVEAQDEVAENPKQSTVAGSGENADCPENPEIELDGALNQEIVKTQAGRVTAGGDTLEFEDDTIQSSGPSVSDKELDEDVIKSNAKTEGATQDSPPEPENEAVSGHSPLGSQSPVEEMNDAPQTGSAGGPTMPEHPGGRGDRALDSISLESDDFPAPAGEAGDLDSESSEDTKRGGEKGRSKEDCTMS, encoded by the exons GTTGAAGAGAGACCAGACAAAGATTTTGCTGAGAAG GGCTCTCGCAACATGCCGGGCCTGTCTGCGGCCACGCTGGCCTCCCTGGGAGGGACATCCTCTCGGAGAGGCAGCGGGGACACCTCCATCTCCATCGACACTGAGGCCTCCATTAGGGAAATCAAG GACTCCCTAGCGGAAGTTGAGGAGAAATATAAGAAGGCTATGGTGTCCAACGCTCAGCTagacaatgaaaagacaaacttcATGTACCAGGTTGATACTCTAAAAGATATGTTGTTGGAACTTGAAGAACAACTGGCTGAATCTAGGCGACaatatgaagagaaaaacaaa GAATTCGAAAGGGAAAAACATGCCCACAGTACGCTGCAATTTCAGTTTGCTGAAGTGAAAGAGGCCctgaagcaaagagaagaaatgcTTGAG AAACATGGAATAATCCTAAATTCAGAAATAGCTACTAATGGAGAGACTTCAGACACTCTAAATAACGTTGGATACCAAGCTCCCACCAAGATCACAAAAGAGGAGTTAAATGCCCTCAAGTCGGCGGATGGGACACTAG GAAGAGCCAATGAAGTGGAGGTGAAAGATGAAATGGTGGAGAATGTGGGGAAAAGAGCAATCTTGCAGAATACTGAGAAAGAGCAGCACACAGAGGACACGGCAGAGCGTTGTGTGGACGTGGAGGCACACCCCGGTGGCAGTGCCGAGGACCAGCAAGCCTCCGATGGAGACAGAGTGACCCCCCTGGGGACGGTAGCGGGTGCCGACCGTGAGGAGCAGGCTCAGAGCCAAGGTCCAGAGAACACCCCTCTCTTTGCAAGCGTAGAGCAGGTTAAGTCCCCTGAGGGCACACACGTGCCGGATGACAGGACTGGAGCTTTCCTTAGCCACCGTTTGAGCGATTTAGACGGGGAAGCCCCAGGTCCTAGGAGCAGGCAGGGCAGTTGTGATAATGCCTTCGATATCGAAAGCCAGAGTAGGGAATCTgtggaaaagcaggaaaaaggaaaacaagaggaTTCTAAAAGCGACTCGGAAGAGGTTAGCCCAGAGCCGCGTCAGGAGTCCGCTCCTCTGCCGACATCTGAACTGGAAAAGGGGGGAGGCGCAGACCCCTGTGGGCAGAGTGCGAGCCGCACAGAGTACGTGGCACAGGCAGGGGACGCCCCGGGTGGGCAGCAGCTGGGCACAGCGTGTCATGACGAGCAGCGTGCGGGAGCTGCCCCGGAGGAGCTGGATCCAAGCGTGGGGCGCAGTTTAGAGAAAGAAGTGACCAGCCAGGAAGCAGCGGAGCCCCAGGCGGCCCCGGTGCAGAGCATGGACgcaggtggggagggcagtgaaGGGGAGAGTGAAGAAGCAGGGATTGGGGGTGAGCAACCAGTCGAGGCAGGTGTCCAGAACGTTCCTGGTTCGCCAGCAGCCAAGAGCCATCATCAGGAGGCAGCCGGCCCAAGCCTGGTCGACACTGAACATGACCCCCTAGACACGAGAGAGCCCAGGGAGGAGAAGAGCGGCCACCAGGCAGGGGCCTTGGAGTCATCACCCAGGAAGGCaaagaacaagaagaagaaaaacaagaagaaaaagtcacCAGTGCCTGTAGAAACCCTTAAGGATGCTAAGAAAGAGGTGACACATGAGAGCACAGACATAAGCGAAGTtcaggaggaagagcaggtgaCCTTCACTGATGGAGAGTCCACAGTGGAAGCTCAGGATGAGGTGGCTGAAAATCCAAAGCAGAGCACTGTGGCAGGAAGCGGGGAAAATGCTGATTGTCCAGAAAACCCTGAAATTGAGTTGGATGGAGCACTTAACCAAGAAATAGTAAAAACACAAGCAGGGAGAGTAACAGCCGGTGGAGACACGTTAGAGTTTGAAGATGACACAATCCAATCCTCAGGCCCTAGTGTTAGTGATAAAGAACTAGATGAAGATGTTATTAAAAGTAACGCTAAGACAGAAGGTGCCACCCAAGACAGTCCCCCCGAACCGGAGAATGAAGCAGTCAGTGGCCACAGCCCGCTTGGAAGTCAGAGTCCCGTGGAGGAAATGAACGATGCCCCCCAAACAGGCAGTGCAGGGGGGCCCACGATGCCGGAACACCCTGGTGGGAGAGGCGACAGAGCCTTAGACAGCATTAGTCTAGAAAGCGACGACTTCCCGGCACCAGCGGGAGAGGCAGGGGACTTGGATTCAGAAAGCAGCGAAGACACGAAAAGAGGGGGTGAGAAGGGCAGGAGCAAGGAAGACTGCACCATGTCCTGA